The DNA segment GTGCAAAATCTTTTCCATCGTTCATTACTCTGTAAAAGATTTTATTCGATACTCCACGAGGTGACATCATTTTATGGAATGTCCTCATGACCAATGACTTCTTGGTGACAGGATGGCTGTAAAAATAGTTTCACATGTTCTGTCATATCAATGAGCTACAAAGGAAGGAATGTCTGAAGCTAAATGATAGCCATGCATGCTTTAGTGTCCTGTGGAATATAGATGTGGACATAGAACTTCATAATGTGTGCATTAGAATTCTGTGGTCCATGTAAGGTAGCTTGTTACATCTGCTGCATTAATTAGTGTGGGCATGTTTTCATCATGTTTCACTTTGCAGTAGCTTCGTTATCAGTGGATTTGCCCTCATTCATCTTCTCTGAATACACTCTGACAAGTTTACGTTTTGATACCTAAAATAACGCCTCATATGAACCTAAATCTCTCTGTTGTCTTTTTAAAGAGGTCCAAAAAAGTTATATTAATTCTAGTCTATGCGCTAAAAATATGTAACCCAGTTGGAAGGTAACGTCATACACCATGCATTGAAGGGGATGTTTAGAGACATTTTGCTACCTGTCATATATTAGTGTAAGTTTAACGTTATGAGATTGTTTTATGACAgaatgttttccatttttctgcagtACTAATCTCGCTGGCGTGCAGAATGGCAATGCTACTGATGACAATGGCAGTTCAGTTTCCAAAGTTTTCGTGGGTGCAGATGCAGGCAACAGGATACAATGCACCACCAGGCAGGAAGCATCCTGTGGGAATGAAACTGATACAAGGCATCTGGCACACAGGCGTGGCATCTGCAAAAAGACGTTCGCACGGTTGCAGGACCTGAACAAGAATACCCACATGGACAAAAGTGATTTTTTATATTCGTGTAACTTATGTCACAAAActtttaaaaggaaggaaaatttgAAGAAGCACTGCCGTCTGCATACTGGTGAACGGCCATACAGCTGTAGAGCTTGTAACAAGACATTCACAGTGAAAAGTACTTTGAAGGAGCATTTGCGGATGCACACAGGTGAGCGCCCATACAGCTGCGGCATTTGCAACAAGACGTTCAAATTAAATAGCCATTTACATCAACACAATGTGCTTCATACTGGGGAACGCCCCTACGCCTGTGGCGTTTGTAACAAGACGTTCAGATCAAGTAGCAACCTGAAGAAGCATTCACAGTTGCATACTGGCGAACGCCCTTACAGTTGCAGCGTTTGCAACAAGACATTTGTAACAAATGGCAACCTGAAGGCGCACTCACGGCTGCACACTGGTGAACGCCCCTACAGCTGTGGCGTTTGCAACAAGACTTTCAAATCAAGTAGCCATCTAAAAACGCATTCAAGGCAGCATACTGGCGAACGCCCCTACAGTTGTGGTGTTTGCAGCAAATCTTTCAAGCAAATTGGCCACCTGAAACAACATTCACAGCTTCATGTTGGCGAAAACGTCTAAATCTAGTGCCGTTTGCATCAAGACAATCACACGAAGTAATAGTCTTAAAGAGCATTCGCAGCTGCACACTGTCAAATGTCTTTACACCTATTGTGTGTGTCATAAGCGATTCAGCTGCGAAAGCAACCAACAGCTCTTCTCACAGCTGCCCACTGGAGAAGGACAATGCAGTTGTGTCATTTGTCATACTGAGGAAGCAACTAATTCTTCATAAAAAGTGACATACATATAGTTGTGACGTATGTGTGAAAAGATTTAAAACTAGTCACAAGTTGGAGAAGCACTCACTCTGTCACACAGGTGACAGTTGTGGCATGTGTGTCAAGTCAATGAATCGTCTCAAAGACTTGCAAATATACCCGTGGGCACACCATGGCAAATACTCCACTCACTTTGACTTGCATCATACAGTGTTTAAGAGCGGAAGTCGCTTCACAGTGCTTATGAAATCTCACATCTAGGATGATTCTTATGACTGTTTTGGCTGGAAAAGTTACATCTGGAGGAGAAGCTGGCTAAGGATGTAATTTTTGGGGCCACCCTTATGCTTGGATAATCATGTAGAATTAACAGCTTTTTAATTTATTCGTGTCATATGGAGGATTGTCTAGTTTTTATAATTGCACCATAATAGTCAGTGTGACACGTATTTTGGAGGAAGTAATGTATTATAAGAAGTTTTGTCGCTGATTTTTGTCAAGAGTGTCTTTCATAACACTgtacatccctctctctctcttccctacaGCCCATTCAACCTCATTCCTCTGCagtcaaatatatttaaaaacttgATAGTTGTGACTAATCGGAATCCAATCTTTTGGTGAAATGGTATTGTATTTTTTCCTGTATTACCCAACACTTCGTTTGTGTAGAGAATCAACTGTCAACTTTCCTTTAGGTAGTCATGGACACTCATAAACACTTGACTGTCAGTGAGCCATTTTCCAATCATCTGATTGTGATCAATGTGTGATATGCCTACTAGCATCTGGTCATAATGATTTGCCACATCGTTGCAGATGATTCTCAGTATTTTTACCGTGGAGTCATTGTTAAACACCAATATATGGGCTAATGGACAATGCAGCTTTTTAAGTAATATTCCAGTCTGTTGGCACTTAGTTTCTTGAAGGAAAACAGCATTAGCACATCCACATTATTTGCAATATTATTTCTTAGTGAAAGCTACAGCAAGGTACATGAGAAATTCAGATGTTAGTGTCCATCATGCACAAATGTAGTATGAGTAATAACTTATCACAATACTGGTAACCTGTAATAATATGGCTAGTAAAAATTCAACTGCACCATACATGTTTAAAGAACTGAAAATCGAAGGACCCTGATAATTGGTTTCCATTCTGCGTTGTATGTATATGTTTTTGACATACATCAGTCATGCATGTTCTGAATATCAAATGAGTCTATTCCTCCTTGATTCACAGATTCCATAATCATTTTtgtgtatttacattttttgcttTCAAAAGCTAATGTCATAATAGGGTAAGTTGCAAGTCTGTCAACCATAATTCTTCCATGAT comes from the Schistocerca piceifrons isolate TAMUIC-IGC-003096 chromosome 9, iqSchPice1.1, whole genome shotgun sequence genome and includes:
- the LOC124717057 gene encoding zinc finger protein 771-like isoform X3, whose amino-acid sequence is MDMAPEQHASSAFDVMAIKQEPEMASGQHTSSICDSVTIKQEPVEADTQVSPKQEVEYISVKEEPPGLQEWEMPECHSSAQDPLSFTKEECSPSEDYLGPVTYNIVKTENEEDEEEAASEDDGQELKNEMESTSSEPESTNLAGVQNGNATDDNGSSVSKVFVGADAGNRIQCTTRQEASCGNETDTRHLAHRRGICKKTFARLQDLNKNTHMDKSDFLYSCNLCHKTFKRKENLKKHCRLHTGERPYSCRACNKTFTVKSTLKEHLRMHTGERPYSCGICNKTFKLNSHLHQHNVLHTGERPYACGVCNKTFRSSSNLKKHSQLHTGERPYSCSVCNKTFVTNGNLKAHSRLHTGERPYSCGVCNKTFKSSSHLKTHSRQHTGERPYSCGVCSKSFKQIGHLKQHSQLHVGENV